One Campylobacter lari DNA segment encodes these proteins:
- the fliK gene encoding flagellar hook-length control protein FliK, with product MSNIQAGDALNLLSIAPQNENPSKESTNSQNDGEEFLNSLLQAINEKDKSISKDFKAPQKENSSKDKDLKDTNNKLSLDEKDAIKLFEGANFMQILSLLEVLQSDSKDIKLNKLVQDNTATLALEKNLHKLKNIKNINELFNIAKELGLNIKNIKFEQIKDLKETFPNLEKKGFFKTSNLNNKDLIEPQKQNNTNVFQDLINQKITKLLKEEPNTSKNVKSKENEGISLLSSALKNIELPKKDVKAKENIQNIDFKEKLVEKIQIQDNKEIKDTKNIKNISKNDKLNDIELINLTQNPNLKKEIKDKEKIDFKEILKSEKLTTSEDSFSKKISSVLENSKDLKTELTNTKNIQNLQNQNQDLKINLENLLNTQDKQLKTDKNTQNTDSFSDIFKSTKEVIKDEKDHSEENLNSYVKEMNRVSNNFVKNQNIPMKETFNDFAQEFKEKLESYKAPITRFSITLNPHNLGEVEVTLVQRGSNLNISFNSNQNTLNLFIQHQAEFKNALVNMGFTNLEMNFNNQERKEQNNPQKQKNNNNKEDKVNFEKEIQEKPSLEMVLAKYF from the coding sequence ATGTCAAATATCCAAGCAGGCGATGCTTTAAATTTACTAAGCATCGCTCCACAAAATGAAAATCCTAGCAAAGAAAGTACTAATTCACAAAACGATGGAGAGGAATTTTTAAATTCCTTATTGCAAGCAATAAATGAAAAAGATAAAAGCATATCAAAAGATTTTAAAGCACCACAAAAAGAAAACTCAAGCAAAGATAAAGACTTAAAAGACACCAATAATAAACTTTCGCTAGATGAAAAAGATGCTATAAAGCTTTTTGAAGGTGCAAATTTTATGCAAATTCTTTCTTTATTAGAAGTTTTACAAAGCGATAGCAAGGATATAAAATTAAACAAACTTGTCCAAGATAATACTGCTACTTTAGCTCTTGAAAAAAACTTACACAAGTTAAAAAATATAAAAAATATTAATGAGCTTTTTAATATAGCAAAAGAGCTTGGATTAAATATAAAAAACATAAAATTTGAACAAATTAAAGATTTAAAAGAAACCTTTCCAAATCTTGAAAAAAAAGGTTTTTTTAAAACTTCAAATTTAAATAATAAAGACTTAATTGAACCACAAAAACAAAACAATACTAATGTTTTTCAAGATTTAATCAATCAAAAAATCACTAAACTTTTAAAAGAAGAACCAAATACAAGCAAAAATGTAAAAAGCAAAGAAAATGAAGGTATTTCTTTGCTTTCTTCTGCTTTAAAAAATATAGAACTTCCAAAAAAAGATGTAAAAGCAAAAGAAAATATTCAAAACATCGATTTTAAGGAAAAATTAGTAGAAAAAATTCAAATTCAAGATAATAAAGAAATCAAAGACACAAAAAATATAAAAAATATTAGCAAAAATGATAAACTAAATGATATTGAGCTTATCAATCTAACTCAAAATCCAAACTTAAAAAAAGAAATTAAAGACAAAGAAAAGATAGATTTTAAAGAAATATTAAAAAGTGAAAAATTAACCACCAGCGAAGATAGTTTTAGTAAAAAAATAAGTTCTGTTTTAGAAAATTCAAAAGATTTAAAAACCGAACTAACAAATACAAAAAATATCCAAAATTTACAAAATCAAAATCAAGATTTGAAAATTAACTTAGAAAATTTACTAAATACTCAAGACAAACAATTAAAAACAGACAAAAATACTCAAAACACAGACAGTTTTAGTGATATTTTTAAAAGCACTAAAGAAGTTATAAAAGATGAAAAAGACCATAGCGAGGAAAATTTAAATTCTTATGTGAAAGAAATGAATAGAGTTTCTAATAATTTTGTAAAAAATCAAAATATTCCTATGAAAGAAACTTTCAATGATTTTGCTCAAGAATTTAAAGAAAAACTAGAAAGTTATAAAGCACCTATAACACGCTTTAGTATAACTTTAAATCCACACAATCTTGGGGAAGTAGAAGTTACCCTAGTCCAAAGAGGATCTAATCTAAACATCAGCTTTAATTCTAATCAAAATACTTTAAATCTTTTCATACAACATCAAGCTGAGTTTAAAAATGCTCTTGTAAATATGGGCTTTACAAATTTAGAGATGAATTTTAACAACCAAGAAAGAAAAGAGCAGAATAATCCACAAAAACAAAAAAACAATAATAATAAAGAAGATAAGGTGAATTTTGAAAAAGAAATTCAAGAAAAACCAAGCTTAGAAATGGTTTTGGCAAAATATTTTTAA
- a CDS encoding flagellar hook capping FlgD N-terminal domain-containing protein, translating into MSNINTQTLQGPLAALNTKDMPNAKGNTRAGESGGDNGLIYNPGAELDKDAFLKLLLIELQHQDPTDPMDTEKMLTQTAQLSALEMQDNTNKTMTQLVVAMTKLQNSIAASTGMSALAAVGKLATVKDNYLVVADDDIQFQINMYLPQEPQKGKKTDIDTEGFELKKNGEDKLDITGKVDKEIAGPGETIYVKLVDDKGQEETVKAVVGEDQTFKVIGHTPSVDIKTAKIDSAYKSDSEPVTFTIYNEAGDPVRTMKVKDMTAGMKQIVWDRTDDSGNPVPSGKYYVRASYIGEDGTTVNSTYGAYPITGVKFEEGEALVGMGGSWVKWEDIKEITG; encoded by the coding sequence ATGTCAAATATAAATACACAAACTCTTCAAGGTCCTTTAGCAGCACTTAATACCAAAGATATGCCAAATGCTAAAGGAAATACCAGAGCTGGAGAAAGCGGTGGAGATAATGGATTAATTTACAATCCCGGAGCAGAACTTGACAAGGATGCATTTTTAAAGCTTCTTTTAATCGAACTCCAACATCAAGATCCAACCGATCCTATGGATACTGAAAAAATGCTTACTCAAACAGCGCAACTTTCAGCACTTGAAATGCAAGATAATACTAATAAAACTATGACTCAGCTTGTAGTAGCAATGACTAAATTACAAAATTCTATTGCAGCAAGTACTGGTATGAGTGCATTAGCTGCGGTTGGGAAACTTGCAACAGTTAAAGATAATTATCTTGTAGTAGCAGATGATGATATACAATTTCAAATTAATATGTATTTACCGCAAGAACCACAAAAAGGTAAAAAGACTGACATTGATACTGAAGGTTTTGAACTTAAGAAAAATGGTGAAGATAAACTAGATATCACAGGTAAGGTAGATAAAGAAATAGCAGGACCTGGAGAAACTATATATGTAAAATTAGTTGATGATAAGGGTCAAGAAGAAACTGTTAAAGCAGTAGTTGGAGAAGACCAAACATTTAAAGTTATAGGACATACCCCAAGCGTTGATATCAAAACAGCTAAGATTGATTCAGCTTATAAATCAGATAGCGAACCTGTAACATTTACCATTTATAACGAAGCAGGAGATCCTGTAAGAACAATGAAAGTTAAAGATATGACTGCAGGTATGAAGCAAATTGTTTGGGATAGAACCGATGATAGCGGAAATCCTGTGCCATCTGGTAAATACTATGTAAGAGCAAGCTATATAGGTGAAGATGGGACTACAGTGAACTCAACTTATGGTGCTTATCCTATTACTGGGGTTAAATTTGAGGAAGGTGAAGCTCTAGTTGGTATGGGCGGTAGCTGGGTTAAATGGGAAGATATTAAAGAGATTACAGGATAA
- a CDS encoding flagellar hook protein FlgE — MFTAFYNGVNGVKSQSYGIDNTAHNISNVNTIGFKYSDVAFKDVFYSTITTQSYNKGQTGYGSVAGATNDIFEQGPLVSSDNEFDVAIAGKGFFGVSNANGVYYTRNGAFKPDANGFLVDSNGNYVLGTMNPSLKEIQLSDRVSNMFGQVMGQKVTTAWSGTPGENFQMGGVNTQGPISVPKNLYLPPQPTQNITWSGNLDTSTKTEAVNVDVDASKFEFSKNEDGSVKISGSVKDEQIYGLKPGDTIYFKITDEKGASQTLQATLDENLAFSIDNQKLDKVDLETAKLESSHLSVEKEVADSSELSAKLINPDGSISWVRVKLDRVLPQNGTDLEYKAVAQVYDNDGNKIGGTTEGLITFNEAGALVSNTLNSVDNNGTRVNINLGSYYDPNIPNSGYDGLHALKNKQPSVHTQTDGKGEGFLNNYSINTDGTIIATFTNGDQIAMAKLALFNFTNEQGLEKLGENLYGQTGNSGNPTFLLDANGNFSTATFEGGKLEQSNVDLSVAFTNLITLQKAYDSSSKSITTADQMIQKAINMKR, encoded by the coding sequence ATGTTTACAGCATTTTACAATGGAGTAAATGGAGTAAAATCTCAAAGTTATGGTATAGACAATACAGCTCATAATATAAGCAATGTCAATACAATTGGTTTTAAATACTCTGATGTAGCTTTCAAAGATGTATTTTACAGCACCATAACAACACAGTCATATAACAAAGGTCAAACTGGTTATGGTAGTGTTGCAGGAGCTACTAATGATATTTTTGAGCAAGGACCGTTAGTTTCTTCTGATAATGAATTTGATGTGGCTATTGCTGGAAAAGGCTTTTTTGGTGTAAGTAATGCCAATGGAGTTTATTATACTAGAAATGGTGCTTTTAAACCGGATGCAAATGGCTTTTTAGTAGATTCAAATGGAAATTATGTACTTGGAACTATGAATCCATCATTAAAAGAAATTCAACTAAGCGATAGGGTTTCAAATATGTTTGGTCAAGTTATGGGACAAAAAGTTACCACAGCTTGGAGCGGAACACCTGGAGAAAATTTCCAAATGGGTGGAGTTAATACCCAAGGACCTATTTCTGTACCTAAAAATCTTTATTTACCACCTCAACCAACGCAAAATATAACTTGGAGTGGTAATTTAGACACAAGTACCAAAACAGAAGCGGTAAATGTAGATGTAGATGCTTCTAAATTTGAATTTAGCAAAAATGAAGATGGTAGTGTAAAAATTTCAGGTAGTGTAAAAGATGAGCAAATTTATGGCTTAAAACCTGGCGATACTATATATTTTAAAATTACTGATGAAAAAGGTGCTAGTCAAACATTACAAGCTACTTTAGATGAGAATTTAGCTTTTAGTATTGATAATCAAAAATTAGATAAAGTAGATTTAGAAACAGCTAAATTAGAATCATCTCATTTAAGCGTAGAAAAAGAAGTGGCTGATAGCTCAGAACTTTCTGCAAAATTAATCAATCCCGATGGTTCTATTAGTTGGGTAAGAGTTAAATTAGATAGAGTTTTACCACAAAATGGCACAGATTTAGAGTACAAAGCCGTTGCTCAAGTATATGATAATGATGGCAATAAAATAGGTGGAACAACTGAAGGTTTAATCACCTTTAACGAAGCTGGAGCTTTAGTTTCAAATACCTTAAATTCAGTAGATAATAATGGCACAAGGGTTAATATAAATCTTGGTTCTTACTATGATCCAAATATACCAAATTCAGGTTATGATGGACTTCATGCTTTAAAAAATAAACAACCTTCAGTACATACACAAACAGATGGCAAGGGTGAAGGGTTTTTAAATAATTATTCTATCAACACAGATGGTACTATCATCGCCACTTTTACTAACGGCGATCAAATAGCTATGGCTAAACTTGCTTTGTTTAATTTTACAAACGAACAAGGTTTAGAAAAACTAGGAGAAAATCTCTATGGACAAACTGGTAATAGTGGCAACCCAACCTTTTTACTCGATGCCAATGGAAATTTCAGCACAGCTACTTTTGAAGGTGGAAAACTAGAGCAATCAAATGTAGATTTATCGGTAGCTTTTACAAACTTAATCACCTTACAAAAAGCTTATGATTCAAGTAGTAAAAGTATCACAACAGCTGATCAAATGATACAAAAAGCAATCAACATGAAACGCTAA
- a CDS encoding HD domain-containing protein, with protein sequence MISVELIEHIFKAASISRWNDYPRMTNLVELDKQAHKFVIAYFIAKMEKDVNMRFIIEAGIFEFLSRVVVTDIRPDVYHEITRAKNEQVSAWVLSKIAPMIQDIENGEFLKRYELFLQGKDYAKERLILKAASYFATRWEFNIVYQTSSFLSDIDEIKAKVEEELEDYYELIGARKIALNQKISKIIDLSGRLRFQKRWAQTPRIPETAVLGHMLVVAILSYFYSLEVKACDGRLESNFYCALFHDLPESLTRDIISPVKYGIDGLNEIINEYEMKLINEKILPFIPLSFREEFSYILGIREGQNEESAFVKNEFENRIFNNKPSVYSGSLDAVNEDRFKAIDGKALKYCDKLAAFIEAALSISYGVKSKELESGFVGMYEYFKTNPTINGVNFFRICEDIKGYFKL encoded by the coding sequence ATGATTAGTGTAGAATTAATAGAGCATATTTTTAAAGCCGCCTCTATATCAAGGTGGAATGATTATCCTAGAATGACAAATTTAGTCGAGCTTGATAAGCAAGCGCATAAATTTGTCATCGCTTATTTCATTGCTAAAATGGAAAAAGATGTCAATATGCGCTTTATCATAGAAGCGGGGATTTTTGAGTTTTTAAGCAGGGTGGTAGTGACTGATATACGCCCTGATGTGTATCATGAGATAACGCGTGCAAAAAATGAGCAAGTAAGTGCTTGGGTGTTAAGTAAAATCGCACCGATGATTCAAGATATAGAAAATGGTGAGTTTTTAAAACGTTATGAGCTTTTTTTGCAAGGTAAAGATTATGCGAAAGAAAGGCTTATTTTAAAAGCTGCTTCGTATTTTGCGACAAGGTGGGAGTTTAATATAGTTTATCAAACTAGCTCGTTTTTAAGTGATATTGATGAGATTAAGGCTAAGGTTGAAGAAGAATTAGAAGATTATTATGAATTAATTGGCGCAAGAAAAATCGCTCTTAATCAAAAAATTTCTAAAATAATCGATCTAAGCGGGCGCTTGCGTTTTCAAAAAAGATGGGCGCAAACTCCAAGGATTCCTGAAACTGCGGTTTTAGGACATATGCTTGTAGTGGCTATTTTGTCTTATTTTTATTCTTTAGAAGTAAAAGCATGCGATGGTAGACTAGAAAGCAATTTTTATTGCGCTTTGTTTCATGATTTGCCTGAAAGTTTAACTAGAGATATCATCTCTCCGGTAAAATATGGCATAGATGGTTTAAATGAAATCATCAATGAGTATGAAATGAAGCTTATTAATGAGAAAATTTTACCTTTTATACCACTATCTTTTAGAGAGGAATTTAGCTATATACTTGGTATTAGAGAAGGACAAAATGAAGAAAGTGCCTTTGTAAAAAATGAATTTGAAAATCGTATTTTTAATAACAAACCAAGTGTTTATAGTGGTAGTTTAGATGCGGTTAATGAGGATCGTTTTAAGGCTATTGATGGAAAGGCTTTGAAGTATTGTGATAAATTAGCAGCTTTTATAGAAGCAGCTTTGTCAATTAGCTATGGAGTAAAGTCTAAAGAGCTTGAAAGTGGTTTTGTGGGAATGTATGAGTATTTTAAAACAAATCCGACTATTAATGGGGTAAATTTCTTTAGAATTTGTGAGGATATTAAAGGGTATTTTAAACTTTAA
- a CDS encoding ABC transporter ATP-binding protein, translated as MEILKIDNLYKYFGKTEVLKGISLSLKEGEIVSILGESGCGKSSLLGCIAGFFEINDGSIYIGDKLVASKSVYLAPQERDVGVLFQDYALFPHLNVEENICFGISSLSKNEQKQRLDEVLEILNLNTLLKRYPNELSGGQAQRVALARTIVARPKIILFDEPFSNLNHTLSVKMRKEIKNILKEHKLSAIFVTHDKDDAFYLSDNIALIKDGKILDYGSAKELFYKPKNIDSACFLGEAFFIDPNTILDEKFKAYLQSKNGILRPNDIQISTSQTPLKASVLECVFYGDFYEINVSLEGHIFSIYHDKELSKNEEIYLKLNDREAF; from the coding sequence ATGGAAATCTTAAAAATTGACAATCTTTACAAATATTTTGGAAAAACAGAAGTTTTAAAAGGAATTTCTTTGAGCTTAAAAGAAGGCGAGATTGTCAGTATTTTGGGAGAAAGTGGATGTGGTAAGAGTTCTTTGCTTGGTTGTATAGCAGGTTTTTTTGAAATCAATGATGGTAGTATTTATATAGGAGATAAACTAGTTGCTTCTAAGAGTGTATATTTAGCCCCACAAGAGCGTGATGTTGGAGTTTTGTTTCAAGATTATGCTTTGTTTCCGCACTTAAATGTAGAAGAAAATATATGCTTTGGTATAAGCTCTTTAAGTAAAAACGAGCAAAAACAAAGGCTTGATGAAGTTTTAGAAATTTTAAATTTAAATACACTTTTAAAGCGCTATCCAAATGAGCTAAGCGGTGGGCAAGCCCAAAGAGTAGCACTAGCAAGAACCATAGTTGCAAGGCCAAAGATTATACTTTTTGATGAACCTTTTTCAAATTTAAATCACACTTTAAGCGTTAAAATGCGCAAAGAAATTAAAAATATCTTAAAAGAGCATAAGCTTAGTGCTATTTTTGTCACACATGATAAAGACGATGCTTTTTATTTATCAGACAATATCGCTTTGATTAAGGATGGGAAAATTTTAGACTATGGAAGTGCCAAAGAGCTTTTTTATAAGCCTAAAAATATAGATAGTGCTTGCTTTTTAGGAGAAGCATTTTTTATAGATCCAAATACAATTTTAGATGAGAAATTCAAAGCATATTTGCAAAGTAAAAATGGTATTTTACGCCCTAATGATATACAAATTTCAACTTCACAAACTCCTTTAAAAGCCAGTGTTTTAGAATGCGTGTTTTATGGAGATTTTTATGAAATAAATGTGAGTTTGGAAGGACATATTTTTAGCATTTACCATGATAAAGAGCTTAGTAAAAATGAGGAAATTTATCTTAAGTTAAACGATAGAGAAGCTTTTTAA
- a CDS encoding ABC transporter permease, with protein MKFLSLRWSFATFFFCSLIILPILAIILHLPFIDINTLKHLSKNVLPRYIFGSAFILFGTLVLCLIIGLVSAYLIAFYKFFGSKFFEWFLILPLAIPSYVMGFVWIDLFEFQGLIPTFLGVDRRIDIMNAYGVIVILSFALYPYVYFFAKNTFAYGLGNIILSAKTLKASNLKTFFKVILPFCRVGIVGALLLVAMEVLSDYGLVAYFGVDTFSAGIFRTWGSGGDEVSAVALSVALLVFIALLMLLEKIQRGKKGFNQNVFLPTPKDELKGFKAFLAFLWCFLVAFLAFVVPIIWLVYWTGFDFIQNLSNVLTPAFYSLSVALASSFTIVGVAFYLCFVVRLNDTKASKTILWLTTLGYSLPGAVVAVGILVILGVLNYIFDLLSFEYAIGGGFLVLFFGYFVRFLASGIFATQSGYERISKNIDYANLTLKSKPLKIFTQIHFPLMKHYLALAVVIICVDILKELPISTILSPSGFQTLSSLVFAYSENELIYNVSLPSLIIVLFGIIPTFLMHYLQNKNNQKGQ; from the coding sequence TTGAAATTTTTAAGTCTAAGGTGGTCTTTTGCCACCTTTTTTTTCTGTAGTTTAATCATACTGCCTATACTTGCTATCATCTTACACCTTCCTTTTATAGATATTAATACCTTAAAACATTTGAGCAAAAATGTCTTGCCACGATATATTTTTGGTAGTGCTTTTATATTGTTTGGGACTTTAGTATTGTGTTTGATTATAGGTTTAGTTAGTGCTTATTTGATAGCTTTTTATAAATTTTTTGGCTCGAAATTTTTTGAATGGTTTTTGATTTTACCTTTGGCAATACCTTCTTATGTGATGGGTTTTGTTTGGATTGATTTGTTTGAATTTCAAGGCTTAATCCCTACTTTTTTAGGTGTTGATAGGCGTATAGATATCATGAATGCATATGGGGTGATTGTGATTTTATCTTTTGCGCTTTATCCTTATGTGTATTTTTTTGCTAAAAATACCTTTGCTTATGGACTTGGAAATATCATTTTAAGTGCTAAAACGCTTAAGGCTTCTAATTTAAAAACATTTTTTAAAGTAATTTTGCCATTTTGTCGTGTGGGTATAGTGGGTGCTTTGCTGTTGGTGGCTATGGAAGTTTTGAGTGATTATGGTTTGGTGGCGTATTTTGGTGTAGATACTTTTAGTGCAGGAATTTTTAGAACATGGGGAAGTGGTGGTGATGAAGTCAGCGCTGTGGCTTTGAGCGTAGCTTTGCTTGTGTTTATCGCACTTTTAATGCTTTTAGAAAAAATTCAAAGAGGTAAAAAAGGCTTTAATCAAAATGTGTTTTTGCCTACTCCAAAAGATGAGTTAAAAGGCTTTAAGGCATTTCTAGCCTTTTTATGGTGCTTTTTAGTGGCATTTTTAGCTTTTGTAGTGCCTATTATATGGCTTGTTTATTGGACTGGGTTTGATTTTATACAAAATTTAAGCAATGTCTTAACACCTGCATTTTATAGCCTTAGCGTGGCTTTGGCGAGTTCTTTTACTATTGTGGGAGTGGCATTTTATTTGTGTTTTGTGGTGCGTTTAAATGATACAAAAGCTTCTAAAACCATCCTTTGGCTTACGACTTTAGGGTATTCTTTACCTGGAGCTGTGGTGGCTGTGGGAATTTTAGTGATTTTGGGTGTGTTAAATTATATTTTTGATCTTTTATCTTTTGAATATGCCATAGGTGGTGGATTTTTAGTGTTGTTTTTTGGGTATTTTGTGAGATTTTTAGCTTCAGGGATTTTTGCAACTCAATCAGGCTATGAGCGAATTTCTAAAAACATAGACTATGCAAATTTAACCTTAAAATCAAAACCACTTAAAATTTTCACTCAAATTCATTTTCCTTTGATGAAGCATTATTTGGCTTTGGCTGTGGTGATTATTTGTGTGGATATTTTAAAAGAATTGCCTATTTCGACTATACTTTCACCTTCAGGCTTTCAAACGCTTTCATCGCTTGTGTTTGCTTATAGTGAAAATGAGTTAATTTACAATGTTTCTTTGCCATCTTTGATTATAGTGTTATTTGGGATTATCCCTACATTTTTAATGCATTATTTGCAAAATAAAAACAACCAAAAAGGACAATAA
- a CDS encoding Fe(3+) ABC transporter substrate-binding protein, translated as MKAKVVLLSLLAAMSLSAQELTIYSHRHYDSDKGIFKLFQEKTGISVNVVQAKANELAKRLEVEGKNSKADLFMTADAGNLEQVRTNNLFVSVSSPELEKLSPKELRGKNNEWYAFTTRARIIVASKDRVKDGEIKTYEDLTDPKFKGKVLVRSSNNVYNISLLSAMIDTLGKEKAKEWAQGIANNLARTPKGADRDQIRAIYAKEGDVAISNSYYLGHLANSKNPKDVEAANSVKVIFPNQDDRGTHINVSGIGILKTSKNKEAAVKFIEFMLSKEAQEILTNQNYEYPVNKEVKPAKILQSWGEFKIEKPNFEAYWGNAKEALMIFDEVQWK; from the coding sequence ATGAAAGCAAAAGTAGTTTTACTATCTTTACTAGCTGCTATGAGTTTAAGTGCTCAAGAGCTTACGATTTATTCTCATCGTCATTATGATAGCGATAAAGGAATTTTCAAATTATTTCAAGAAAAAACAGGCATTAGTGTAAATGTGGTGCAAGCTAAGGCTAATGAACTTGCTAAAAGATTAGAAGTTGAAGGTAAAAATTCAAAAGCAGATTTATTTATGACTGCTGATGCGGGAAATTTAGAACAAGTTCGCACAAATAATCTTTTTGTTTCAGTGAGTTCTCCTGAATTAGAAAAACTTTCTCCAAAAGAATTAAGAGGTAAAAACAACGAATGGTATGCTTTTACAACAAGAGCAAGAATTATCGTTGCTTCTAAAGATAGAGTTAAAGATGGAGAGATTAAAACTTATGAAGATTTAACTGACCCTAAATTTAAAGGTAAAGTTTTAGTAAGAAGTTCAAATAATGTTTATAATATTTCTTTGTTAAGTGCAATGATTGATACTTTGGGTAAAGAAAAAGCAAAAGAATGGGCTCAAGGCATAGCAAATAATCTTGCGCGCACTCCAAAAGGCGCAGATCGTGATCAAATTCGTGCAATCTATGCGAAAGAAGGTGATGTAGCTATATCAAATAGCTATTATCTAGGACACTTAGCAAATTCAAAAAATCCTAAAGATGTTGAAGCTGCAAATTCAGTAAAAGTGATTTTTCCAAACCAAGATGATAGAGGAACGCATATTAACGTAAGTGGTATAGGTATTTTAAAAACTTCTAAAAATAAAGAAGCTGCGGTCAAATTTATCGAGTTTATGCTTTCAAAAGAAGCACAAGAAATTTTAACAAACCAAAATTATGAGTATCCGGTAAACAAAGAAGTAAAACCTGCTAAAATTTTACAATCATGGGGTGAGTTTAAAATCGAAAAACCAAATTTTGAAGCTTACTGGGGTAATGCTAAAGAAGCTTTAATGATTTTTGATGAAGTTCAATGGAAATAA
- the cgb gene encoding single-domain globin Cgb, with amino-acid sequence MTQEQIQIIKDCVPVLQKNGEVLTKEFYKIMFEEYPEVKPMFNMEKQASGEQPKALAMAILMAAKNVENLENMRSFVDKVAITHTKLNVKEEHYPIVGACLLKAIKVVLNADETTLKAWEEAYKAIAQFYIDIEKEIYAKAK; translated from the coding sequence ATGACACAAGAACAAATTCAAATCATCAAAGATTGTGTGCCGGTTTTACAAAAAAATGGCGAAGTTTTAACTAAAGAATTTTATAAAATCATGTTTGAAGAATATCCTGAAGTAAAGCCTATGTTTAATATGGAAAAACAAGCTTCAGGCGAGCAACCAAAAGCTTTAGCAATGGCTATTTTAATGGCAGCAAAAAATGTAGAAAATTTAGAAAATATGAGAAGCTTTGTTGATAAAGTAGCTATCACTCATACAAAATTAAATGTCAAAGAAGAACATTACCCTATAGTAGGTGCTTGTCTTTTAAAGGCTATTAAAGTAGTATTAAATGCAGATGAAACTACACTAAAAGCTTGGGAAGAAGCTTACAAAGCTATCGCACAATTTTACATAGACATTGAAAAAGAAATTTATGCAAAAGCTAAGTAA
- a CDS encoding GlcG/HbpS family heme-binding protein, producing MKKLLILCVFLGVSLMAKSFELVKEPVLTTQMVEGILELAKKEARKNGFHVSITIVDKSGQILAVLRDDKAGVHTLNASYKKAYTATSQKRETAVIFKGVKEGKIPEDIRYLDDKFSIMPGGVPIFIDGVVVGGIGVGGAHLDEDVKIAKAGIAFLK from the coding sequence ATGAAAAAATTACTCATTTTATGTGTATTTTTAGGAGTAAGTTTGATGGCAAAATCTTTTGAGCTTGTAAAAGAGCCTGTGCTAACTACACAAATGGTTGAAGGGATTTTGGAGCTTGCAAAGAAAGAAGCAAGAAAAAATGGCTTTCATGTAAGCATTACCATAGTAGATAAATCTGGTCAAATTTTAGCAGTTTTAAGAGATGATAAAGCGGGTGTGCATACGCTTAATGCTAGTTATAAAAAAGCTTACACAGCCACTTCACAAAAAAGAGAAACAGCGGTTATTTTTAAAGGTGTAAAAGAGGGTAAAATACCTGAAGATATTCGTTATTTAGATGATAAGTTTTCCATTATGCCTGGTGGGGTGCCGATTTTTATAGATGGAGTTGTTGTTGGTGGTATAGGTGTGGGTGGAGCACACTTAGATGAGGATGTAAAAATAGCTAAAGCAGGGATAGCGTTTTTAAAATAG